A genomic stretch from Bradyrhizobium sp. 195 includes:
- a CDS encoding DUF2147 domain-containing protein: MNKLTIAATALFLASTAAAHAGGNSISFQIEGQHIRIETPRNCASLNCVTIVAPGLSDKPIKLNNIDLKGLGGSKDDDIDTTPAPATTAQPAPAPVQQQPVQQAPVQATAPAAPAAPVTTAAAAPSASLDNTTQPAPAAAPAPAPAPVAVAPAPAPAPVAAAPVAAPNSPIGVWATEENKGNVRVEQCGANLCGYAVNSNERILINMKPEGSKWSGRIHDPDSGRNYDSTIAMKGPNVMRVQGCAFGGMFCGGQTWKRVS; this comes from the coding sequence ATGAACAAGCTCACCATCGCCGCCACCGCGCTCTTCCTCGCATCGACCGCCGCCGCACATGCCGGCGGCAATTCGATCTCGTTCCAGATCGAGGGCCAGCACATCCGCATCGAGACGCCGCGCAACTGTGCCTCGCTCAACTGCGTGACCATCGTCGCGCCGGGCCTATCGGACAAGCCAATCAAGCTGAACAACATCGACCTCAAGGGCCTCGGCGGCTCCAAGGACGATGACATCGACACCACGCCGGCCCCGGCGACGACTGCGCAGCCCGCGCCGGCTCCGGTGCAGCAGCAGCCCGTGCAGCAGGCGCCGGTTCAGGCGACCGCACCGGCTGCTCCCGCCGCGCCCGTGACGACCGCAGCCGCCGCGCCATCCGCCAGCCTCGACAACACGACGCAGCCCGCGCCCGCTGCGGCTCCTGCTCCTGCACCCGCGCCGGTCGCGGTTGCTCCCGCGCCGGCTCCAGCTCCGGTGGCCGCTGCGCCGGTGGCCGCGCCGAACTCGCCGATCGGCGTCTGGGCGACCGAAGAGAACAAGGGCAATGTCCGCGTCGAACAGTGCGGCGCCAATCTCTGCGGCTATGCCGTGAATAGCAACGAGCGCATCCTGATCAACATGAAGCCCGAGGGCTCGAAGTGGAGCGGCCGCATCCACGATCCCGACTCCGGCCGCAATTACGACTCCACGATCGCCATGAAGGGCCCGAACGTGATGCGCGTGCAGGGCTGCGCCTTCGGCGGCATGTTCTGCGGCGGCCAGACCTGGAAGCGGGTGAGCTGA
- a CDS encoding DUF2147 domain-containing protein gives MTRLVTSLGTLIALMAVVPAAEAGSYSFSIGGHRFHVEAPRRCRSASCVSISSNRSLRPTEDVDTRPVSPPAPAPVGQVPQPVYPVAPVRPPQATIVAAPPAAPAPVLAATTAQPVMPPPASPRIELPRVDPPKTVTLDPPRMEPPVVAPRIEIKQAAPVAQRSDDAPAYSPLGEWESLGAKGTVRIERCGPALCGFALTEASNRGESVLVNMKPKTHEVWTGSIYSRSSGSTYYGRMTLKSSGTLHVEACAIGRFWCSSNDWIRVEEPREKLITASPQWGARS, from the coding sequence ATGACCCGGCTTGTGACTTCGCTTGGCACATTGATCGCTTTGATGGCGGTCGTGCCCGCGGCCGAAGCCGGTTCCTATTCCTTCTCGATCGGCGGCCACCGCTTCCACGTCGAGGCGCCCAGGCGTTGCCGATCCGCGTCCTGCGTTTCGATTTCCTCCAATCGCAGCCTGCGGCCGACGGAGGATGTCGACACCAGGCCCGTTTCGCCGCCTGCGCCCGCGCCGGTCGGCCAAGTGCCGCAGCCGGTCTATCCAGTTGCTCCCGTCCGGCCGCCACAGGCGACCATTGTCGCGGCACCGCCGGCAGCTCCAGCCCCCGTTCTTGCCGCGACGACGGCGCAGCCGGTTATGCCGCCGCCCGCGTCGCCACGGATTGAGTTGCCGCGCGTCGATCCGCCGAAGACTGTTACGCTCGATCCGCCGCGCATGGAGCCGCCGGTCGTTGCGCCGAGGATCGAGATCAAGCAGGCGGCACCGGTCGCACAGCGCAGCGACGACGCGCCGGCCTATTCGCCGCTCGGCGAATGGGAGAGCCTCGGTGCCAAGGGCACCGTTCGAATCGAACGCTGTGGACCTGCACTGTGCGGTTTCGCGCTCACGGAGGCGTCGAACCGGGGCGAGAGCGTGCTCGTCAACATGAAGCCGAAGACGCACGAGGTCTGGACCGGCAGCATCTACAGTCGTTCCAGCGGCAGTACCTATTACGGAAGGATGACGCTGAAGAGCTCGGGCACGCTTCATGTCGAGGCGTGCGCGATCGGCCGCTTCTGGTGCTCGAGCAATGACTGGATTCGGGTGGAGGAGCCGCGCGAGAAACTGATCACGGCATCGCCGCAGTGGGGCGCACGGTCGTAG
- a CDS encoding extensin family protein, with protein MTRGVRLYLVGSIVLVSLAGCGRGFFQAEREPWRAEAEAACLKSGAVKEGPDLVRIDPISGPGQCGAEFPLKVAAIGEASGTYGFADEQPRPPGSIGNQPRWPVTQPRSNYPQSQNNPSSSYPSRSNYPESAVRQPSGYGTSSGPMSLNAPGVAPEEDEIDLPPEGTDAAGASRYMNAPSYPARPANPAPYSQAPAQQPLPRLGPAQGNPVTAVGPVAIKPTATLACPIVSELDRWLADTVQPSAMRWFGVRVAEIKQISAYSCRGMNGNSRAHISEHAFGNALDISAFVLADGRRVTVKDGWRGMPEEQGFLRDVQAGACAHFTTVLAPGSNVYHYDHIHVDLMRRASRRLICQPAAVSGDEVAGRAQSRSPYANARDPSVTGSLGARRSTMRKHEEDEYADD; from the coding sequence ATGACGCGCGGAGTTCGTTTGTATCTCGTCGGCTCCATCGTCCTTGTTTCGCTAGCGGGTTGCGGACGCGGCTTCTTCCAGGCCGAACGCGAACCGTGGCGGGCCGAGGCGGAAGCCGCTTGCCTGAAATCGGGCGCGGTGAAGGAGGGACCGGATCTCGTCCGGATCGACCCCATTTCCGGCCCCGGTCAGTGCGGCGCCGAATTCCCACTCAAGGTCGCCGCCATCGGCGAAGCTTCCGGCACTTACGGTTTTGCCGACGAGCAACCGCGCCCGCCCGGCAGCATCGGCAACCAGCCGCGCTGGCCGGTGACGCAACCGCGCTCGAACTATCCGCAGAGCCAGAATAATCCGTCATCCTCTTACCCGTCGCGCTCGAACTATCCCGAAAGCGCGGTGCGTCAGCCGTCCGGCTACGGCACCTCGTCCGGGCCGATGTCGCTGAACGCGCCCGGCGTCGCGCCGGAGGAAGACGAGATTGATCTGCCGCCCGAGGGCACCGATGCTGCGGGGGCCTCCCGCTACATGAATGCGCCGAGCTATCCCGCACGGCCGGCAAATCCGGCGCCCTACTCGCAGGCACCCGCACAACAACCCCTGCCGCGTCTTGGCCCGGCGCAGGGCAATCCCGTCACCGCGGTCGGTCCCGTTGCGATCAAGCCGACGGCGACGCTGGCCTGTCCGATCGTGTCCGAGCTCGACCGCTGGCTCGCCGACACCGTGCAGCCCTCGGCCATGCGCTGGTTCGGCGTCCGCGTCGCCGAGATCAAGCAGATCTCCGCTTATTCCTGCCGCGGCATGAACGGTAACTCGCGCGCCCACATCTCCGAGCACGCCTTCGGCAATGCGCTCGACATCTCGGCCTTCGTGCTTGCCGATGGCCGCCGCGTCACCGTGAAGGACGGCTGGCGCGGCATGCCGGAAGAGCAGGGATTCCTGCGCGACGTGCAGGCGGGTGCCTGTGCGCATTTCACCACGGTGCTCGCGCCGGGTTCCAACGTCTATCACTACGATCACATCCACGTCGATCTGATGCGCCGCGCCAGCCGCCGCCTGATCTGCCAGCCGGCCGCCGTCTCCGGCGACGAGGTTGCCGGACGCGCGCAGTCGCGCAGTCCCTATGCCAATGCGCGCGATCCGTCAGTGACCGGCTCGCTCGGTGCGCGCAGGAGCACGATGCGCAAGCACGAGGAAGACGAGTACGCCGACGATTAG
- a CDS encoding histidine phosphatase family protein: MSIVRYLTHPQVQIDPDVPVPQWDLTPVGRARTEMAAQANWLAHTTQIVSSGERKAIETAEIIAARLGLVIEVREAMHENDRSATGFLKPTEFEAVADRFFAEPHLSVRGWERAIDAQARIVREVEAVLACDRPGDVLFVGHGAVGTLLFCHYAGHPIERIHDQPAGGGNCFTFARDGRRVLHGWRGLEEIGT, encoded by the coding sequence ATGTCCATCGTCCGCTATCTCACCCACCCGCAGGTGCAAATCGATCCCGATGTGCCGGTGCCGCAATGGGACCTGACCCCGGTCGGCCGCGCACGCACCGAAATGGCGGCGCAGGCGAACTGGCTCGCGCACACCACGCAGATAGTCTCCAGCGGCGAACGCAAGGCGATCGAGACCGCCGAGATCATTGCCGCGCGTCTCGGACTGGTGATCGAGGTCCGCGAGGCCATGCATGAGAACGACCGCTCGGCGACGGGCTTTCTGAAGCCAACCGAGTTCGAAGCTGTCGCCGATCGGTTCTTCGCGGAGCCGCATCTCAGCGTCCGCGGGTGGGAGCGCGCGATCGACGCACAGGCGCGTATCGTGCGCGAGGTCGAGGCGGTGCTGGCGTGCGATCGTCCCGGCGACGTCCTGTTCGTCGGTCACGGCGCGGTCGGCACGCTGCTGTTCTGCCACTATGCCGGCCATCCCATCGAGCGCATCCATGATCAGCCGGCCGGCGGCGGCAATTGCTTCACGTTCGCGCGGGACGGGCGGCGCGTCCTGCACGGGTGGCGCGGGCTGGAAGAGATCGGAACTTAA
- a CDS encoding DUF6665 family protein codes for MSRDLRPPVDILQYEIVQEQASALGRMGRTLEQALARLREFDAAHAQAEMPASMQPARRKLVMEAGQALWMFVVQREATGLRDSRHIMRTYNVPGEVQLCMGLGPAKPAAK; via the coding sequence ATGTCTCGTGATCTTCGCCCGCCGGTCGATATCCTCCAATATGAGATCGTCCAGGAACAAGCCTCGGCGCTTGGACGGATGGGCCGCACACTCGAGCAGGCGCTGGCGCGCTTGCGCGAGTTCGACGCTGCCCACGCGCAGGCCGAGATGCCCGCCTCGATGCAGCCGGCCAGACGCAAGCTGGTGATGGAAGCCGGCCAGGCACTCTGGATGTTCGTGGTGCAGCGTGAGGCGACCGGCTTGCGCGACAGCCGCCACATCATGCGCACCTACAACGTCCCTGGCGAGGTGCAGCTCTGCATGGGACTGGGCCCGGCGAAGCCGGCCGCGAAGTGA
- a CDS encoding TetR/AcrR family transcriptional regulator, which produces MVVAASEHLHVIQEEDSSKRRQILDGARKVFMNLGFDGASMGEIARAAQVSKGTLYVYFADKTALFEAILEQEALQHGQVVFTFDPARDAEATLKEFGRAYIHLLCRPGGGSAIRTVMAIAERMPDVGRRYYARVLDKSINRLSDYLKTRVACGDLRIEDCYLAASQFMELCKASLFLPFVFQAAPAPSEERMTEVVDSAARMFLAAYKAK; this is translated from the coding sequence ATGGTTGTAGCTGCCAGCGAACATCTGCACGTCATCCAAGAGGAGGACAGCTCCAAACGCCGCCAGATTCTCGACGGGGCCCGCAAGGTGTTCATGAATCTCGGTTTTGACGGCGCCAGCATGGGCGAGATCGCGCGCGCGGCGCAGGTCTCCAAGGGCACGCTCTACGTCTACTTCGCCGACAAGACCGCGCTGTTCGAAGCCATCCTCGAGCAAGAGGCGCTTCAGCACGGCCAGGTCGTGTTCACTTTCGATCCCGCGCGCGATGCCGAGGCCACTCTGAAGGAGTTCGGCCGGGCCTACATCCACCTGCTCTGCCGGCCCGGCGGCGGATCGGCGATCCGCACCGTGATGGCGATCGCCGAACGCATGCCCGATGTCGGCCGCCGCTATTATGCGCGCGTGCTGGACAAAAGCATCAACCGCCTCTCCGACTATCTCAAAACTCGAGTCGCCTGCGGCGATCTCAGGATCGAAGATTGCTACCTTGCGGCGTCGCAGTTCATGGAACTGTGCAAGGCTTCACTGTTCCTGCCTTTCGTCTTCCAGGCCGCCCCCGCACCGTCGGAAGAGCGCATGACCGAAGTGGTCGACAGTGCGGCGCGGATGTTCCTGGCGGCGTATAAGGCGAAGTAA
- a CDS encoding HlyD family secretion protein, whose translation MAVSRDQAARVLRPEAMEEHAGGDAASEGTAPLRAPAADEAKRRTGEAPEKPVTDKTAAPAPDAPAAGAPKSGKRKFVLMGVGLVLALAAASYAGYYTLVGRFYISTDDAYVRANNTMLGARVAGHISSILAGDNTPVKAGDIVLRIDDGDYKIAVDAAATKIATQQATIDRIGRQVAALDSQVAQARAQLVSAEAGLKRADLDYERQQALSNKGFASRATFESSEAGRDQGAAAVKAAQAAYDVAVSNVDVAKAQQAEAQAQLAELKTTLAKAERDLAFTAVRAPVGGTFSNRLVNTGDFVAVGQRLGNVVPLDDVYIDANFKETQLKRIRPGQPVTIKVDAYGMRKFSGVVDSIAAGAGSVFTLLPPDNATGNFTKIVQRVPVRIRVPKSVAKQNLLRAGMSVYATVDTNKAAADADSEVDLDDPTAIHPQ comes from the coding sequence ATGGCCGTATCGAGAGACCAGGCCGCGCGCGTCCTACGCCCTGAAGCGATGGAGGAGCACGCGGGCGGTGATGCTGCGAGCGAGGGCACTGCACCTCTGCGCGCGCCTGCGGCCGATGAAGCCAAACGCCGCACCGGTGAGGCGCCGGAAAAGCCCGTGACCGACAAGACGGCCGCACCTGCGCCCGACGCACCCGCCGCCGGCGCTCCCAAATCCGGCAAGCGCAAGTTCGTTCTGATGGGCGTCGGCCTGGTGCTCGCGCTCGCCGCCGCGAGCTATGCCGGCTATTACACGCTGGTCGGCCGCTTCTACATCTCCACCGATGACGCCTATGTCCGCGCCAACAACACCATGCTGGGCGCGCGCGTTGCGGGCCACATCTCCTCGATCCTCGCCGGCGACAACACGCCGGTGAAAGCCGGCGACATCGTCCTCCGCATCGACGACGGTGATTACAAGATTGCGGTCGATGCCGCCGCGACAAAAATCGCGACCCAGCAGGCCACCATCGATCGCATCGGACGTCAGGTCGCCGCGCTCGACAGCCAGGTCGCGCAGGCCAGAGCGCAGCTCGTCTCGGCCGAAGCGGGCCTCAAGCGGGCCGATCTCGACTATGAGCGCCAGCAGGCGCTGAGCAACAAGGGCTTTGCCTCGCGTGCCACCTTCGAGAGCTCGGAAGCCGGACGCGACCAGGGCGCCGCCGCGGTCAAGGCCGCGCAGGCCGCCTACGACGTTGCCGTCAGCAATGTCGACGTCGCCAAGGCGCAGCAGGCCGAGGCGCAGGCCCAGCTCGCCGAGCTCAAGACCACGCTCGCCAAGGCCGAGCGCGACCTCGCCTTCACCGCGGTGCGTGCGCCGGTTGGCGGCACGTTCTCCAATCGCCTGGTCAACACCGGCGACTTCGTCGCGGTCGGCCAGCGGCTCGGCAACGTCGTGCCGCTCGACGACGTCTATATCGACGCCAACTTCAAGGAAACCCAGCTCAAGCGTATCCGTCCTGGCCAGCCGGTGACGATCAAGGTCGATGCCTACGGCATGCGCAAATTCTCCGGCGTGGTCGACAGCATCGCCGCAGGCGCGGGCTCGGTGTTCACGCTGCTGCCGCCTGACAACGCCACCGGCAACTTCACCAAGATCGTGCAGCGCGTTCCGGTCCGCATCCGCGTGCCGAAGTCGGTGGCGAAGCAGAACCTGCTTCGTGCCGGCATGTCGGTCTATGCGACCGTTGACACCAACAAGGCCGCGGCCGACGCCGACAGCGAGGTCGATCTCGACGATCCCACCGCAATCCACCCGCAGTAA
- a CDS encoding DHA2 family efflux MFS transporter permease subunit, which produces MANATTASPAMMADPASERIAPKRLFAFIIMVFGMFMSILDIQIVSASLSEIQAGLSASSSEVAWVQTAYLIAEVIAIPLSGFLSRAFGTRLLFAISAAGFTASSLLCGFATTIEEMILWRALQGFLGAGMIPTVFASAYTVFPRSKFHIVGPIIGLVATLAPTIGPTVGGYITDLMSWNWLFFINVVPGIGITIGVLALVDFDEPHFELLDRFDWWGLLFMAGFLGTLEYVLEEGPQHEWMQDTSVAICAWICAISAIAFFWRVFTAAEPIVNLRTFSNRNFAVGCVLQFCIGIGLYGLTYIYPRYLAEVRGYSALMIGETMFVSGITMFLVAPLVGRLMVKVDMRYMIAFGLVVFAIGSYQMTWITRDYDFYELLVPQILRGVGMMFAMVPTNNIALGTLAPDRVKNASGLFNLMRNLGGAVGLAVINTVLNDRTDLHITRLQERVTWGNATATETLTTFMQKFQGLGDSTLMAMKQLSQIVHRQAVVMSFGDAFFILTLFYLGLSLLVTLLNKPAAMTGGGDAH; this is translated from the coding sequence ATGGCCAACGCCACCACTGCTTCACCTGCCATGATGGCGGACCCGGCTTCGGAGCGCATCGCGCCGAAGCGGCTGTTCGCGTTCATCATCATGGTGTTCGGGATGTTCATGTCGATCCTGGACATCCAGATCGTCTCGGCGTCCCTCAGCGAAATCCAGGCCGGGCTGTCGGCGAGCTCCAGCGAAGTCGCCTGGGTCCAGACCGCCTATCTGATCGCCGAAGTGATCGCGATCCCGCTGTCGGGGTTCCTGTCGCGCGCCTTCGGCACGCGGCTATTGTTTGCGATCTCGGCGGCGGGCTTCACCGCCTCGAGCCTGCTCTGCGGCTTTGCGACGACCATCGAGGAGATGATCCTCTGGCGCGCGCTGCAAGGTTTTCTCGGCGCCGGGATGATCCCGACGGTGTTCGCCTCGGCCTATACCGTCTTTCCGCGCTCCAAATTCCACATCGTCGGCCCTATCATCGGGCTGGTCGCGACCCTGGCGCCCACGATCGGGCCGACGGTCGGCGGCTACATCACCGATCTGATGTCGTGGAACTGGCTGTTCTTCATCAACGTCGTGCCCGGCATCGGCATCACCATCGGCGTGCTGGCGCTGGTCGATTTCGACGAGCCGCATTTCGAGCTGCTCGACCGCTTCGATTGGTGGGGCCTGCTGTTCATGGCCGGCTTCCTCGGCACACTGGAATATGTGCTGGAAGAAGGTCCGCAGCACGAATGGATGCAGGACACCTCGGTCGCGATCTGCGCCTGGATCTGCGCCATCTCGGCGATCGCCTTCTTCTGGCGCGTGTTCACGGCGGCCGAGCCGATCGTCAATCTGCGCACCTTCTCCAACCGCAATTTCGCTGTCGGCTGCGTGCTGCAATTCTGCATCGGCATCGGCCTCTACGGCCTGACCTACATCTATCCGCGCTATCTCGCCGAGGTGCGCGGCTACAGCGCGCTGATGATCGGCGAGACCATGTTCGTCTCGGGCATCACCATGTTCCTGGTCGCGCCGCTGGTCGGCCGGCTCATGGTGAAGGTCGACATGCGCTACATGATCGCGTTCGGCCTCGTCGTGTTCGCGATCGGCTCCTACCAGATGACCTGGATCACCCGCGACTACGATTTCTACGAACTGCTCGTGCCTCAGATCCTGCGCGGCGTCGGCATGATGTTCGCGATGGTGCCGACCAACAACATCGCGCTCGGCACGCTGGCGCCCGACAGGGTGAAGAACGCCTCGGGCCTGTTCAACCTGATGCGCAACCTCGGCGGCGCGGTCGGCCTCGCCGTCATCAACACCGTGCTCAACGACCGCACTGATCTGCACATCACCCGCCTGCAGGAGCGCGTGACCTGGGGCAACGCGACCGCGACCGAAACCCTGACCACGTTCATGCAGAAATTCCAGGGGCTCGGCGATTCCACGCTGATGGCGATGAAGCAGCTCTCCCAGATCGTGCATCGCCAGGCCGTGGTGATGAGCTTCGGCGATGCCTTCTTCATCCTGACGCTGTTCTATCTCGGCCTCAGCCTGCTGGTGACGCTGCTGAACAAGCCGGCCGCCATGACCGGTGGCGGCGACGCGCATTGA
- a CDS encoding ABC transporter ATP-binding protein, with protein sequence MTALSKRPAAIRVVLPFVFRHWLKQPGRGLIVAGGLLGATIADLFMPVFSGRLVDALTRGPSDPDARHAALVAFGAIVALGAASVVLRLAGLQAIVPFTLKTMSDVAQEAFIRVQRFSTDWHANSFAGSTVRKITRGMWALDLLNDTILMALAPSLLVLIGSMVLIGMHWASLGVVIAVGAFFYVTITVVFSTRYIAPAARVSNAWDTKVGGTLADALTCNAVVKSFGAEAREDTRLGRVINRWRVRVRRTWLRYNYTAMAQLSLLLCLRTSVIGGAVLLWMSGHASPGDVTYVLTSYYIIHAYLRDVGMHINNLQRSVNDMDELVAIHAEPIGIADATGARPIAIEGGEIVFDDVTFHYGGHRTPLYDGLSVTIRAGERVGLVGRSGSGKTTFVKLVQRLYDVSGGRVLIDGQDIAHATQQSLRSQVAIVQQEPILFHRSLSENIAYGRPGASLEAIEQAARLANAHDFILRLPKGYGTLVGERGVKLSGGERQRVALARAFLADAPVLILDEATSSLDSESEALIQQAMERLMKGRTSIVIAHRLSTVRSLDRILVFDRGEIVEQGTHAVLAGKPGGIYRGLFERQVVELGHIAAAE encoded by the coding sequence ATGACCGCTCTGTCAAAAAGGCCCGCGGCGATACGCGTGGTGCTGCCGTTCGTGTTCCGGCACTGGCTGAAGCAGCCCGGGCGTGGGCTGATCGTGGCCGGCGGCCTATTGGGTGCGACCATCGCCGACCTGTTCATGCCGGTCTTCTCGGGCCGGCTGGTGGATGCGCTGACGCGCGGCCCGTCGGATCCCGACGCGCGGCATGCCGCCCTGGTGGCCTTCGGCGCCATCGTGGCGCTGGGCGCGGCCTCCGTGGTGCTGCGGCTGGCTGGCCTGCAGGCGATCGTGCCGTTCACGCTCAAGACCATGTCGGACGTCGCACAGGAGGCCTTCATCCGCGTGCAGCGCTTCTCCACCGACTGGCACGCAAACTCCTTCGCGGGCTCCACCGTGCGCAAGATCACGCGCGGCATGTGGGCGCTCGACCTGCTCAACGACACCATCCTGATGGCGTTGGCGCCCTCGCTGCTGGTGTTGATCGGCTCGATGGTCCTGATCGGGATGCATTGGGCCTCGCTCGGCGTGGTGATCGCGGTCGGCGCGTTCTTCTACGTCACCATCACCGTCGTGTTCTCGACGCGCTACATCGCGCCAGCCGCCCGAGTCTCCAATGCCTGGGACACCAAGGTCGGCGGCACGCTTGCGGATGCGCTGACGTGCAACGCGGTGGTGAAGTCGTTCGGCGCCGAAGCGCGCGAGGATACGCGGCTCGGCCGCGTCATCAACCGATGGCGCGTGCGGGTGCGGCGGACCTGGCTACGCTACAATTACACGGCCATGGCGCAGCTGTCGCTGCTGCTCTGCCTCCGCACGTCCGTGATCGGCGGCGCGGTGCTGTTGTGGATGTCGGGGCATGCCTCCCCTGGCGACGTGACCTATGTGCTGACCAGCTACTACATCATCCACGCCTATTTGCGTGACGTCGGCATGCACATCAACAACCTCCAGCGCTCAGTCAACGACATGGACGAGCTGGTGGCGATCCATGCCGAGCCCATCGGCATCGCCGATGCAACCGGTGCGCGGCCGATCGCGATCGAGGGCGGCGAGATCGTGTTCGACGACGTCACGTTCCACTATGGCGGCCATCGCACGCCGCTCTATGACGGGTTGTCGGTGACGATCCGGGCCGGCGAACGTGTGGGTCTCGTCGGACGCTCCGGGTCCGGCAAGACCACCTTCGTCAAGCTGGTGCAGCGGCTCTATGACGTCAGCGGCGGCCGCGTGCTGATCGACGGGCAGGACATCGCGCACGCCACGCAGCAATCGCTGCGCAGCCAGGTCGCGATCGTGCAGCAGGAGCCGATCCTGTTTCACCGTTCGCTCTCCGAGAACATCGCTTATGGCCGGCCCGGCGCCAGCCTGGAGGCGATCGAGCAGGCGGCGCGGCTGGCGAACGCGCACGACTTCATCCTGCGCCTGCCGAAGGGCTACGGCACGCTGGTCGGCGAGCGCGGCGTGAAACTGTCGGGCGGCGAGCGGCAGCGCGTGGCGCTGGCGCGCGCGTTCCTGGCGGACGCGCCTGTGCTGATCCTGGACGAGGCGACCTCGAGCCTCGATTCGGAATCGGAGGCGCTGATCCAGCAGGCGATGGAGCGGTTGATGAAGGGCCGCACCTCGATCGTGATCGCGCACCGGCTGTCGACGGTGCGCAGCCTCGATCGGATCCTGGTGTTCGACCGCGGTGAGATCGTCGAGCAGGGCACGCATGCCGTGCTCGCGGGCAAGCCAGGGGGCATCTATCGCGGCCTGTTCGAGCGCCAGGTGGTGGAGCTCGGACATATCGCAGCAGCGGAATGA